A window of Streptomyces armeniacus contains these coding sequences:
- a CDS encoding long-chain fatty acid--CoA ligase produces the protein MLSTMQDVPLTVSRILRHGSTVHGSSQVTTWTGEKEPHRRSYAQVGERCAQLAHGLADGLGVRRGDRVATFMWNNAEHIEAYFAVPSMGSVLHTLNLRLPPEQLVWIVAHAADRVLLVNGSVLPLLAPLLPRLDSVEHVVVVGPGDTSLLDGCRPAVHEYEALLAGRPTHYDWPDLDERDAAAMCYTSGTTGEPKGVVYSHRSIYLHAMQVNMAESMSLTTRDTTLPVVPMFHVNAWGIPHATFMTGVGMLMPDRFLQPAPLAEMIEAERPTHAAAVPTIWQGLLKELAETPRDISCLETVTIGGAACPPAMMRAFEEQHSVRVCHAWGMTETSPLGTIAHPPAGLTPEEEWPYRVTQGRFAAAVEPRLRGPDGGFMPWDGKSAGELEVRGPWIAGAYYGGAGAEPVRPEDKFSPDGWLRTGDVGVITPDGYLTLTDRAKDVIKSGGEWISSVELENQLMAHEAVEEAAVVAVPDEKWGERPLAVVVLKEGAGDVTYEELRAFLGERVARWQLPECWARIKAVPKTSVGKFDKKVLRAEYAADALDVTRL, from the coding sequence GTGCTCAGCACGATGCAGGACGTCCCGCTCACCGTCTCGCGCATCCTGCGCCACGGCTCGACCGTCCACGGCAGTTCGCAGGTCACGACCTGGACGGGAGAGAAGGAGCCGCACCGCCGCAGCTACGCACAGGTCGGCGAGCGGTGCGCGCAGCTCGCCCACGGGCTGGCCGACGGGCTCGGGGTGCGCCGGGGCGACCGGGTGGCCACCTTCATGTGGAACAACGCCGAGCACATCGAGGCGTACTTCGCCGTCCCCTCCATGGGCTCCGTCCTGCACACCCTCAACCTCCGGCTCCCGCCCGAGCAGTTGGTGTGGATCGTCGCGCACGCCGCCGACCGCGTCCTCCTCGTCAACGGCTCCGTGCTGCCGCTGCTCGCGCCGCTGCTGCCGCGCCTGGACAGCGTCGAGCACGTCGTCGTCGTAGGCCCCGGCGACACCTCCCTGCTGGACGGGTGCCGGCCCGCCGTGCACGAGTACGAGGCGCTGCTCGCCGGGCGGCCAACCCACTACGACTGGCCCGACCTCGACGAGCGCGACGCCGCCGCCATGTGCTACACCTCCGGCACCACCGGCGAGCCCAAGGGCGTCGTCTACTCCCACCGCTCCATCTACCTGCACGCCATGCAGGTCAACATGGCCGAGTCGATGAGCCTGACGACGCGGGACACCACCCTCCCCGTGGTGCCGATGTTCCACGTGAACGCCTGGGGGATTCCGCACGCGACCTTCATGACGGGCGTCGGGATGCTGATGCCCGACCGGTTCCTGCAGCCCGCGCCTCTCGCCGAGATGATCGAGGCGGAACGGCCCACCCACGCGGCCGCCGTCCCCACCATCTGGCAGGGCCTGCTCAAGGAGCTCGCCGAAACGCCCCGCGACATCTCCTGCCTCGAGACGGTCACCATCGGCGGCGCCGCCTGCCCGCCCGCGATGATGCGGGCCTTCGAGGAGCAGCACTCCGTACGCGTCTGCCACGCCTGGGGCATGACCGAGACCTCGCCGCTGGGCACCATCGCCCACCCGCCGGCCGGGCTGACGCCCGAGGAGGAGTGGCCGTACCGCGTGACGCAGGGCCGCTTCGCCGCCGCCGTCGAGCCGCGGCTGCGCGGCCCGGACGGCGGGTTCATGCCGTGGGACGGCAAGTCGGCGGGCGAACTCGAGGTGCGCGGGCCGTGGATCGCGGGCGCGTACTACGGAGGCGCGGGCGCGGAGCCGGTCCGGCCCGAGGACAAGTTCAGCCCGGACGGCTGGCTGCGTACGGGCGACGTCGGCGTGATCACCCCCGACGGCTATCTGACGCTGACGGACCGCGCGAAGGACGTCATCAAGTCGGGCGGCGAGTGGATCTCGTCGGTCGAGCTGGAGAACCAGCTGATGGCGCACGAGGCGGTGGAGGAGGCCGCGGTGGTGGCCGTTCCGGACGAGAAGTGGGGCGAACGGCCGCTGGCGGTCGTCGTCCTGAAGGAGGGCGCGGGTGACGTGACGTACGAGGAGCTGCGTGCGTTCCTCGGCGAACGTGTCGCGCGGTGGCAGCTGCCGGAGTGCTGGGCGCGTATCAAGGCGGTGCCGAAGACGAGCGTCGGGAAGTTCGACAAGAAGGTACTCCGTGCGGAGTACGCGGCGGACGCGCTGGACGTCACCCGGTTGTGA
- a CDS encoding condensation domain-containing protein yields the protein MIPLSFAQRRLWFIDKFQGASATYNVPFVLRLTGDLDTDALRAAVRDVVARHESLRTLIVEDADGVPGQHVLPASAAEACPETPLVDVEPTALDEAVRDAGSYTFDLSAEIPVRTTLFRHAPDQYVLLLLVHHIASDGESMAPLARDLAAAYTARHEGTEPGWPELPVQYTDYTLWQRELLGDENDPDSVLSEQVRYWREELAGVPQPLRLPTDRPRPPAASHRGGVVRFPIDPELLAAVEELARDREVTVPMVMQAALGVLLHHLGGGDDIAIGSTIAGRTDDELAELVGFFVNTWVLRADLSATPTFDQVLTQVQRKALAAYDSQDAPFERLVELLNPERSTAYHPLFQTMFTWENEAWLDLELPGVTGRLEAVSTPTAKFDLEFNYFKDPDRPGMLCYLEYATDLFDHATAEAIGARYLRLLDAVVTEPGRPVALADLLDAGERERVLVELAGGVAVRPEVSVAGLVERWAVSSPGAVAET from the coding sequence ATGATCCCCCTTTCTTTCGCGCAGCGTCGGCTGTGGTTCATCGACAAGTTCCAGGGCGCGTCGGCGACGTACAACGTCCCCTTCGTCCTGCGTCTGACCGGTGATCTGGACACCGACGCCCTGCGTGCCGCCGTACGAGACGTGGTGGCCCGGCACGAGAGCCTGCGCACGCTGATCGTCGAGGATGCCGACGGCGTACCCGGGCAGCACGTGCTGCCCGCGTCCGCGGCGGAGGCATGCCCGGAGACCCCGCTCGTGGACGTCGAGCCCACGGCGCTGGACGAGGCGGTACGGGACGCCGGGTCGTACACCTTTGACCTGTCCGCTGAGATACCCGTACGCACCACGCTGTTCCGGCACGCACCGGACCAGTACGTCCTGCTGCTGCTGGTCCACCACATCGCCAGCGACGGCGAGTCCATGGCGCCGCTCGCCCGCGACCTGGCCGCCGCGTACACGGCACGGCACGAGGGCACCGAGCCGGGCTGGCCGGAACTCCCCGTGCAGTACACGGACTACACGCTGTGGCAGCGTGAGCTGCTCGGCGACGAGAACGACCCGGACAGCGTGCTGTCCGAGCAGGTGCGCTACTGGCGCGAGGAGCTGGCCGGGGTGCCGCAGCCGCTGCGGCTGCCCACCGACCGGCCCCGGCCGCCCGCCGCCAGCCACCGGGGCGGCGTCGTCCGCTTCCCCATCGACCCGGAGCTGCTCGCCGCCGTCGAGGAGCTCGCCCGCGACCGCGAGGTCACCGTCCCCATGGTGATGCAGGCCGCGCTCGGCGTGCTGCTGCACCACCTCGGCGGCGGCGACGACATCGCCATCGGCTCCACCATCGCGGGCCGCACCGACGACGAACTCGCCGAGCTCGTCGGCTTCTTCGTCAACACCTGGGTGCTGCGCGCCGACCTGTCCGCCACCCCCACGTTCGACCAGGTGCTGACCCAGGTGCAGCGCAAGGCGCTCGCCGCGTACGACAGCCAGGACGCGCCGTTCGAGCGGCTGGTGGAACTCCTCAACCCGGAGCGCTCCACCGCGTACCACCCGCTGTTCCAGACGATGTTCACCTGGGAGAACGAGGCCTGGCTCGACCTCGAACTCCCGGGCGTCACCGGGCGCCTGGAGGCCGTGTCCACTCCGACGGCCAAGTTCGACCTGGAGTTCAACTACTTCAAGGACCCCGACCGGCCGGGAATGCTCTGCTACCTGGAGTACGCCACCGACCTCTTCGACCACGCCACCGCCGAGGCCATCGGCGCCCGCTACCTCCGCCTCCTCGACGCGGTCGTCACCGAACCCGGCCGGCCCGTCGCCCTCGCCGACCTGCTGGATGCGGGGGAGCGGGAGCGGGTGCTGGTGGAGCTGGCGGGTGGTGTGGCGGTGCGGCCGGAGGTGTCGGTTGCGGGGTTGGTGGAGCGTTGGGCGGTGTCGTCGCCGGGTGCGGTGGCCGAGACGTAG
- a CDS encoding hybrid sensor histidine kinase/response regulator, which produces MSSRPSRGAARLAAILDALPDALLLVNCNGTVVNANAIALEAFETPGTALVGRGLLDLLPEFDSKRIPGSMRRPDEDEGEVRTKPTRMVARRTDGSEFLVEVTSANVADGRTTYQSSFEAAWADHGTPPPGPGRSKQYTGDELLMIVVRDLTGTLDTEAELARQQRQTEMILRAASEGVVGVDTEGRVVLVNPSAAQILGYRASDLGGKHLHSLVHHSRPDGSQLPYEETPLSDTLGSGRKHRVKAGQVLWAKDGQPVPVDMTTAPVRDGEQLVGAVLTFTDRRPYEALAERHAQLLAVLGDALRGPLDQLRGDLSGLAADPAGQLWPEANQVLHHLAAGYARMTTLVDNVLSYQRLDAGQEKLRLERLALDSVVAAGVEGAVELIGPGRAQFAVHAPPIEAEVDGERLVTALAHLIADVAGVDSTGSAPVTAAAGGDSTIVVAAAQRGDVVRIEVRGPHEGGSPVHEPIARGIVRQHGGVLQTHEVPGAAGGSAYVLEVPVTAGAAVTARANGGEPGAGGTNGGGTGGGARGGAGGGAGGGAGGTNGTGVGANGTGTGGGAGVPAGGSGDHALPRENETTVMPVPAQPVRGTEAARQASSGGGAHGAQHAAQHLGAPDGGDTQGGAAAHAGGSHAGGSDGRGSEGSAGGLVPAQGGPPDVSAQQPRPTGRRRGRPSPAEAQAQVQAQAAEGGQLERVDPRGQFTGAGQGAAQGQDEQYGAGAPGGQLEQAAPDGQSARRPLSAGPRTGGAPAEENAHGAAQPGTGRRARRVLAPPAEGAAGAAGEADPRSAEQTGSGPHGQSIPHQAQHGSGATPLPALGPGGGAAEGHANGTGQTALPAGTQGADAGAGGADPGAGDPGSAPAVAGGGRRARRLAAARARAEEQAAGQPSSNEPFALPPPGPDPRTPDGPAGLGAEPGAVPGAGTGAGQGHGHGQGHGTGASEPLPGAQPMPAPSGDPQPLPESEPAAAESAEQPADPRVADHSVVAASPILGGGPLPQQPTPPQALPMPGAEVEPYGQDQPSGISVRTLGQGVPFSRNLGGEQTGQQQPQAMGPAPAPAPAIPSTPSTPAPPPGSGRRRKLAAPSENGDRSAAQPGAQPPPGPQPQQSGHQPQPQAREFAIGAPDVGAAEGPEPLDGPNGAVEVTDGPGGMAAPELPLDDELPPEPLDNPRRLLVWPEPDVSTQQALSARGYRPVIVHSREEVDAQIAAYPAALFVDPLTGPITRTALQSLRQAAVAAEVPVLVTAGLGQATREAAYGADPAVLLKALAPRDSEQHPPRVLLVEENAAIAGAFSATLERRGMQVAHAPSDSEAVNVAAQIRPNLVVMDLMQVRRRRAGIIDWLRGNGLLHRTPFVVYTSADMDPAGLPRLASGETVLFLAERSTSVEVQSRIVDLLAKIGAN; this is translated from the coding sequence GCGCTGGAGGCGTTCGAGACCCCGGGCACCGCGCTGGTGGGGCGCGGTCTGCTCGATCTGCTCCCGGAGTTCGACTCCAAGCGGATCCCGGGTTCGATGCGCCGGCCGGACGAGGACGAGGGCGAGGTCCGTACGAAGCCGACGCGCATGGTCGCGAGGCGTACGGACGGCAGTGAGTTCCTGGTCGAGGTGACGAGTGCGAACGTCGCCGACGGGCGGACCACGTACCAGTCCTCGTTCGAGGCCGCCTGGGCCGACCACGGGACGCCGCCGCCGGGGCCCGGCCGCAGCAAGCAGTACACGGGCGACGAACTGCTCATGATCGTCGTACGGGACCTCACCGGCACGCTCGACACCGAGGCCGAACTCGCCCGCCAGCAGCGCCAGACCGAGATGATCCTGCGCGCCGCGTCCGAGGGCGTCGTCGGCGTGGACACCGAGGGCCGCGTCGTCCTCGTCAACCCGTCCGCAGCGCAGATCCTCGGGTACCGCGCCAGCGACCTCGGCGGCAAGCACCTGCACTCCCTCGTGCACCACTCGCGTCCCGACGGCAGCCAGCTGCCGTACGAGGAGACGCCGCTCAGCGACACCCTCGGCTCCGGCCGCAAGCACCGCGTAAAGGCCGGGCAGGTGCTGTGGGCCAAGGACGGGCAGCCGGTGCCCGTCGACATGACCACGGCGCCGGTACGGGACGGGGAGCAACTCGTCGGCGCCGTGCTGACCTTCACCGACCGGCGCCCGTACGAGGCGCTGGCCGAGCGGCACGCGCAGCTGCTGGCCGTCCTCGGCGACGCCCTGCGCGGCCCGCTGGACCAGCTGCGCGGCGACCTGAGCGGGCTCGCGGCGGACCCGGCGGGGCAGCTGTGGCCGGAGGCGAACCAGGTGCTGCACCATCTGGCCGCCGGATATGCCCGTATGACGACGCTTGTCGACAACGTCCTGAGCTACCAGCGGCTGGACGCCGGCCAGGAGAAGCTGCGGCTCGAACGCCTCGCCCTGGACAGCGTGGTGGCGGCGGGCGTCGAGGGCGCGGTCGAACTGATCGGACCCGGGCGGGCGCAGTTCGCGGTGCACGCGCCGCCCATCGAGGCCGAGGTGGACGGGGAGCGGCTGGTCACGGCGCTGGCCCATCTCATCGCGGACGTGGCGGGCGTCGACTCGACCGGCAGCGCGCCGGTGACGGCGGCTGCGGGCGGCGACTCCACGATCGTGGTGGCGGCGGCGCAGCGCGGCGATGTCGTACGGATCGAGGTGCGCGGCCCGCACGAGGGCGGCAGCCCGGTGCACGAGCCGATCGCGCGCGGCATCGTGCGGCAGCACGGCGGCGTGCTGCAGACGCACGAGGTGCCGGGCGCCGCGGGCGGCAGCGCGTACGTCCTGGAGGTGCCGGTCACGGCCGGGGCCGCGGTGACGGCGCGCGCGAACGGCGGCGAGCCGGGCGCGGGCGGCACGAACGGCGGCGGTACGGGCGGCGGCGCGCGCGGCGGCGCGGGCGGCGGCGCGGGCGGCGGCGCGGGCGGTACGAACGGTACGGGTGTCGGCGCGAACGGTACGGGGACGGGCGGCGGCGCCGGTGTCCCTGCCGGGGGTTCGGGAGACCACGCGCTGCCGCGCGAGAACGAGACCACGGTGATGCCGGTGCCGGCGCAGCCGGTACGCGGCACGGAAGCGGCGCGGCAGGCGTCGTCCGGGGGCGGGGCGCACGGGGCGCAGCACGCGGCACAGCACCTGGGAGCGCCGGACGGCGGCGACACGCAGGGCGGGGCCGCCGCGCACGCGGGCGGGTCGCACGCGGGCGGGTCGGACGGACGCGGGTCGGAGGGTTCCGCCGGCGGCCTCGTACCCGCGCAGGGCGGGCCGCCGGACGTGTCCGCGCAGCAGCCCCGCCCGACGGGGCGCCGCCGGGGCCGGCCGAGCCCGGCGGAGGCGCAGGCGCAGGTGCAGGCGCAGGCCGCGGAGGGCGGTCAGCTGGAACGGGTCGATCCGCGCGGGCAGTTCACGGGGGCCGGACAGGGCGCGGCGCAGGGACAGGATGAGCAGTACGGTGCGGGCGCACCGGGCGGGCAGCTCGAACAGGCCGCGCCCGACGGCCAGTCGGCGCGCCGTCCGCTGTCCGCGGGCCCCCGTACGGGCGGTGCCCCGGCGGAGGAGAACGCGCACGGCGCGGCGCAGCCCGGCACCGGGCGCAGAGCACGGCGCGTACTGGCGCCGCCGGCCGAGGGCGCCGCGGGCGCCGCGGGTGAGGCGGACCCGCGGAGCGCGGAGCAGACCGGCTCGGGTCCGCACGGCCAATCGATTCCTCACCAGGCACAGCACGGTTCCGGCGCCACGCCGCTCCCCGCGCTGGGCCCCGGCGGCGGAGCCGCCGAAGGCCACGCGAACGGGACGGGCCAGACGGCGCTGCCCGCCGGTACGCAGGGCGCGGACGCCGGCGCGGGCGGCGCGGACCCGGGCGCGGGCGACCCCGGCAGCGCTCCGGCCGTCGCGGGCGGTGGCCGCCGCGCCCGGCGCCTCGCCGCCGCGCGGGCGCGCGCGGAGGAGCAGGCCGCGGGCCAGCCGTCGTCGAACGAGCCGTTCGCCCTTCCCCCGCCCGGTCCGGACCCGAGGACGCCGGACGGCCCGGCCGGCCTCGGCGCAGAACCCGGAGCCGTACCAGGAGCAGGAACCGGCGCCGGTCAGGGACACGGGCACGGACAGGGGCACGGAACCGGAGCCTCCGAACCGCTCCCGGGCGCCCAGCCGATGCCCGCCCCGAGCGGCGACCCGCAGCCGCTGCCCGAGTCGGAGCCGGCCGCCGCCGAGTCCGCCGAGCAGCCCGCCGACCCGCGTGTCGCCGACCACTCGGTGGTCGCCGCCAGCCCGATCCTCGGCGGCGGACCGCTGCCGCAGCAGCCCACGCCGCCCCAGGCGCTGCCGATGCCGGGCGCCGAAGTGGAGCCGTACGGGCAGGACCAGCCGAGCGGTATAAGCGTACGGACGCTGGGCCAGGGGGTGCCGTTCTCCCGGAACCTCGGCGGCGAGCAAACCGGCCAGCAGCAGCCCCAGGCGATGGGCCCGGCGCCCGCCCCCGCACCGGCCATCCCGTCGACTCCGTCGACGCCCGCGCCGCCGCCCGGCTCGGGCCGGCGCCGCAAGCTGGCGGCCCCGTCGGAGAACGGCGACCGCTCGGCGGCGCAGCCCGGGGCACAGCCGCCGCCGGGACCGCAGCCGCAGCAGTCCGGGCACCAGCCGCAGCCGCAGGCCCGCGAGTTCGCCATAGGAGCGCCCGACGTCGGCGCGGCCGAGGGGCCGGAGCCGCTGGACGGGCCGAACGGAGCCGTCGAGGTCACCGACGGTCCCGGCGGCATGGCCGCGCCCGAACTCCCGCTGGACGACGAGCTGCCGCCCGAGCCGCTCGACAACCCGCGGCGGCTGCTCGTATGGCCGGAACCGGACGTCTCCACGCAGCAGGCGCTGTCCGCCCGCGGCTACCGCCCCGTGATCGTCCACTCCCGCGAGGAGGTCGACGCGCAGATCGCCGCGTATCCCGCCGCGCTGTTCGTCGACCCGCTGACCGGCCCGATCACCAGGACCGCCCTCCAGTCGCTCCGCCAGGCCGCGGTCGCGGCGGAGGTGCCGGTGCTGGTCACGGCCGGGCTGGGGCAGGCGACGCGCGAGGCGGCGTACGGCGCCGACCCGGCAGTCCTGCTCAAGGCCCTCGCCCCGCGCGACAGCGAGCAGCACCCACCGCGGGTGCTGCTGGTCGAGGAGAACGCGGCCATCGCGGGCGCCTTCTCCGCCACCCTCGAGCGCCGCGGCATGCAGGTCGCGCACGCGCCGTCGGACTCGGAGGCGGTGAACGTCGCCGCGCAGATCCGGCCGAACCTCGTGGTGATGGACCTGATGCAGGTACGCCGCCGACGCGCCGGGATCATCGACTGGCTGCGCGGCAACGGGCTGCTGCACCGCACCCCGTTCGTCGTCTACACCTCGGCGGACATGGACCCGGCGGGGCTGCCCCGGCTGGCGTCGGGCGAGACGGTGCTGTTCCTGGCGGAGCGCTCGACGAGCGTGGAGGTGCAGTCGCGGATCGTCGACCTGCTCGCCAAGATCGGCGCCAACTGA